In a single window of the Chitinivibrio alkaliphilus ACht1 genome:
- a CDS encoding SHOCT domain-containing protein, translating into MKQGRISFCLIRKTASFLLGSALIGGIIRRCRHHSCLCKNGNVNQEHGESAGVQSPLELLKKRYVLGEISRKEFEQMRRDISE; encoded by the coding sequence ATGAAACAGGGGCGTATTTCTTTCTGCCTTATACGTAAAACCGCATCGTTTCTTTTGGGAAGTGCTTTGATTGGGGGGATTATTCGACGGTGTAGACACCATTCCTGCTTGTGTAAAAATGGAAATGTCAACCAAGAGCACGGAGAGTCTGCGGGCGTACAATCTCCCTTGGAGCTCTTAAAAAAACGGTATGTTCTGGGTGAAATATCCCGGAAAGAGTTTGAGCAAATGCGCCGGGATATTTCCGAGTAA
- a CDS encoding methyl-accepting chemotaxis protein — protein sequence MKKIASIPFRLYAMLSSILIIFGILSISSTQLWNRIHRINSVVSDIITVETHLERGRMYGYAYLHEKDTHLLQQAQKQYRHAQKNIIPIFDYFTETVSNEEERHAGVFWQLGEGVHTKADTAIAALHTIQNNHEDRASSSASSAIQEAVLQVDSLAHAATKLTQEGVSGARKSIPGFVSRIRRITTIALILLIALSVFAGRWIIRTVTVPISRCSGILHTLAKGDFSKRVPQERNDEIGEMIRALNHLAHGLEEKTGLTDTIAKGDWTQKVPLSSSVDTLGDSLNRMVTTVGETLKKGASLVNTVTRGAESIQGEAEKLSERATNTAANLEEISATVTQIGSQAQENARITTTATKQGRETSSIVVEGQQHMHEMVTSMGNIEKSSAQIRTVSKLIEDIAFQTNLLALNAAVEAARAGHHGKGFAVVAEEVRSLASRSGKAARETRELVETSTNTVEEGSRIAKETQEMLDTVTQQVEGLLAEVEKVSHYSHDQAQGVREISTALQEIDEITQETAASSEDIASSTEELYQEVESLHALMGKFQLAP from the coding sequence GGGGACGCATGTATGGATATGCCTACCTCCATGAAAAGGACACACATCTGTTGCAACAAGCACAAAAGCAGTATCGCCACGCCCAGAAAAACATCATACCTATATTTGACTATTTCACCGAGACCGTCTCGAATGAAGAAGAACGTCACGCTGGCGTCTTCTGGCAACTCGGCGAAGGCGTACACACAAAGGCTGATACAGCCATTGCAGCTCTCCATACCATACAGAATAATCACGAAGACAGGGCCTCGTCATCTGCTTCTTCGGCCATCCAAGAGGCGGTACTTCAGGTTGACTCTCTCGCCCATGCCGCAACGAAGCTTACCCAGGAGGGGGTCTCCGGAGCACGGAAGTCAATCCCGGGGTTTGTTAGCCGTATACGGCGCATTACGACCATAGCACTCATACTGCTTATTGCCCTTTCTGTGTTTGCAGGACGCTGGATCATTCGAACCGTGACGGTGCCTATCTCACGCTGCTCAGGCATTCTTCACACCTTGGCAAAGGGGGATTTCTCAAAACGGGTTCCGCAAGAAAGAAATGACGAGATAGGAGAAATGATTCGAGCCTTAAACCATCTTGCCCACGGACTTGAAGAAAAAACGGGACTTACCGATACTATTGCGAAGGGAGACTGGACGCAAAAAGTTCCCCTCTCTTCTTCCGTAGATACCTTAGGAGACTCCCTCAACCGTATGGTAACAACCGTGGGAGAAACCTTGAAAAAGGGAGCATCCCTCGTGAATACCGTAACACGGGGTGCCGAGTCCATACAGGGTGAAGCAGAGAAACTCAGTGAACGTGCTACAAATACCGCGGCAAACCTTGAAGAAATTAGCGCCACGGTAACGCAAATTGGAAGTCAGGCACAAGAAAATGCCCGTATCACCACGACCGCAACAAAACAGGGGCGTGAAACAAGTAGTATTGTTGTAGAAGGACAGCAACATATGCATGAGATGGTTACATCCATGGGAAATATTGAAAAATCGAGCGCGCAGATACGAACGGTCTCAAAACTTATTGAGGATATTGCCTTTCAAACAAATCTTCTTGCCTTAAATGCTGCTGTTGAAGCTGCTCGTGCCGGTCATCATGGCAAGGGATTTGCCGTGGTTGCCGAGGAAGTACGGAGCCTCGCCTCACGCAGTGGAAAGGCCGCCCGTGAAACACGGGAGCTTGTAGAAACCTCGACCAATACTGTTGAAGAGGGAAGTCGTATTGCCAAGGAAACCCAGGAAATGCTGGATACGGTAACACAACAAGTGGAAGGGCTCTTGGCAGAAGTTGAAAAGGTATCACACTACTCCCATGATCAAGCTCAGGGAGTACGGGAAATTAGTACAGCCTTACAGGAAATTGATGAGATTACGCAAGAAACAGCCGCAAGCTCAGAGGATATCGCTTCATCAACGGAAGAACTCTATCAAGAAGTAGAAAGCCTGCACGCCCTTATGGGCAAATTTCAGTTGGCTCCTTGA